From the Odocoileus virginianus isolate 20LAN1187 ecotype Illinois chromosome 21, Ovbor_1.2, whole genome shotgun sequence genome, one window contains:
- the RELL1 gene encoding RELT-like protein 1 isoform X2, protein MGYCLNPERRKLDFEDHSGSHPLPSKTQTTPSPTNNTGNGHPEYIAYALVPVFFVMGLFGVLICHLLKKKGYRCTTEAEQDVEGEKVEKIELNDSVNENSDTVGQIVQYIMKNEANVDVLAAMVADNSVCDPESPVTPSTPGSPPVSPGPLSPGGTPGKHVCGHHLHTVGGPVEQDVCHRCRHKRWHFIKPTNKSKEGRPRRQGEVTVLSVGRFRVTKVEPKSSQKERRSLMSVSGADGANGEVPGTPVKRQQNETEQQI, encoded by the exons ATCATAGTGGCAGCCATCCGTTACCCTCCAAAACCCAGACGACACCCTCGCCCACAAACAACACTGGGAATGGACACCCGGAATATATCGCGTATGCCCTTGTCCCTGTGTTCTTCGTCATGGGTCTCTTTGGCGTCCTCATTTGCCACCTGCTTAAGAAGAAGGGCTATCGATGTACAACAGAAGCTGAGCAAGATGTTGAAGGAGAAAAGGTTGAAAAGATAG AGTTGAACGACAGTGTAAATGAAAATAGTGACACCGTTGGGCAGATTGTCcaatacatcatgaaaaatgaag caaatGTTGATGTTTTAGCGGCAATGGTAGCAGATAACAGCGTGTGTGATCCTGAAAG CCCAGTGACGCCCAGCACTCCTGGGAGCCCGCCGGTGAGCCCCGGGCCCTTGTCACCGGGGGGCACCCCAGGGAAGCACGTCTGCGGCCACCATCTGCACACAGTGGGGGGTCCCGTCGAGCAGGATGTGTGCCATCGCTGTAGGCACAAGCGGTGGCACTTCATAAAACCAACCAACAAGTCCAAAGAGGGCCGCCCGAGGCGCCAAGGAGAGGTCACCGTCCTCTCTGTGGGCAG GTTCAGAGTTACGAAGGTGGAACCCAAGTCCAGTCAGAAGGAGCGGAGAAGTTTGATGTCGGTCAGCGGGGCCGACGGCGCCAACGGGGAGGTGCCGGGGACGCCTGTGAAGAGGCAGCAGAATGAGACCGAGCAGCAG